One genomic segment of Synechocystis sp. LKSZ1 includes these proteins:
- a CDS encoding FxLYD domain-containing protein: MRFLLTLTLFFLLLVTAMAPPAWAMTEIPLSNVDYKNCPPELAEGNVTSGSSDPANCFIVTGTANNKTGKTVYDADVFGRIYDANGEPAMQNRTRIGNIAEIPPGKSEFEVRISVPAEQPLPIRLEQFKAAGFSAKIRGQSL, translated from the coding sequence ATGCGTTTCTTGCTGACCCTCACCCTCTTTTTCCTCTTGCTGGTCACGGCGATGGCTCCACCGGCCTGGGCCATGACGGAAATTCCCCTCAGCAATGTGGATTATAAAAATTGTCCTCCCGAACTGGCAGAAGGTAATGTCACCAGTGGCTCTAGCGATCCGGCTAACTGTTTTATCGTGACGGGCACTGCTAACAATAAGACGGGAAAAACCGTCTATGATGCTGATGTTTTTGGGCGTATTTACGATGCCAATGGCGAACCCGCTATGCAGAACCGGACTCGGATCGGCAATATTGCTGAAATCCCCCCCGGTAAAAGTGAATTTGAAGTCAGAATTAGCGTCCCCGCAGAACAACCCCTGCCCATCCGCCTAGAGCAGTTTAAAGCGGCAGGATTTTCAGCCAAAATTCGGGGTCAAAGCCTCTAA
- a CDS encoding J domain-containing protein — protein sequence MIACTIVIQMAQHDETRFFVALNLPSRYLLEEMISSLRALQWPDPGYGQIAQTWIRKIDYRQAKILLQKKDRSGAPLQDPRLASNLITIQLEAQLPQGYTIHIRSEDASLLPLSHNHDNVTRIKQALRLKAQLLSSKAKASTGTSPTPRPASSPQKAIPDDPYQILGISPSATLAEISKAYLQQIKKNHPDRVGGMAPEFIRLAEERTKRINQAYETLKQLKQKAR from the coding sequence TTGATCGCCTGCACGATTGTCATTCAAATGGCCCAGCACGACGAAACCCGCTTTTTTGTTGCCCTGAATCTTCCTTCTCGTTACCTACTCGAGGAGATGATTAGCTCGCTCAGAGCGTTGCAATGGCCAGACCCAGGCTATGGACAAATTGCTCAAACCTGGATTCGCAAAATTGATTATCGCCAGGCTAAAATTCTGCTTCAGAAAAAAGATCGTAGTGGTGCTCCCCTTCAAGATCCTCGCTTGGCCAGTAATCTGATTACCATCCAATTAGAGGCCCAGTTACCGCAGGGTTATACCATCCATATTCGTAGTGAGGATGCGTCGCTACTGCCCCTCAGTCATAACCACGATAATGTGACGCGGATCAAACAGGCCCTACGCTTAAAGGCCCAATTGCTGTCATCCAAGGCCAAGGCATCGACGGGTACTTCTCCTACTCCTCGTCCCGCATCTTCTCCCCAAAAGGCAATCCCAGACGACCCCTACCAAATCCTCGGGATTTCTCCCTCGGCAACTCTGGCAGAAATTAGCAAGGCCTATCTCCAGCAGATTAAGAAAAATCATCCCGACCGAGTGGGCGGCATGGCCCCTGAATTTATCCGTTTAGCGGAAGAGAGAACGAAGCGGATTAATCAGGCATATGAGACCTTGAAACAACTCAAGCAAAAAGCCCGTTAA
- the dnaK gene encoding molecular chaperone DnaK codes for MGKVVGIDLGTTNSCVAVMEGGKPTVIANAEGFRTTPSVVAYAKNGDRLVGQIAKRQAVMNPGNTFYSVKRFIGRRHDEVTHESTEVAYKVLRDSNGNVKLDCPAQEKQFAPEEISAQVLRKLVDDASKYLGEQVTQAVITVPAYFNDSQRQATKDAGKIAGIEVLRIINEPTAASLAYGLDKKSNETILVFDLGGGTFDVSVLEVGDGVFEVLATSGDTHLGGDDFDKKIVDYLAAEFKAAEGIDLRQDKQALQRLTEAAEKAKIELSGVTQTEINLPFITATQDGPKHLDTTLTRAKFEELCADLIDRCRIPVENAIRDAKIDKSALDEVVLVGGSTRIPAVQELVKKVLGKDPNQGVNPDEVVAVGAAIQGGVLAGEVKDILLLDVTPLSLGVETLGGVMTKIIPRNTTIPTKKSETFSTAVDGQTNVEIHVLQGEREMSRDNKSLGTFRLDGIPPAPRGVPQIEVTFDIDANGILNVTAKDRGTGKEQSISITGASTLPDTEVERMVKEAEANAAADKERREKIDRKNQADSLVYQAEKQLSELGDKVPGADKSKAEGLIKDLKAAIASEDDSKIQTLLPELQQVLYSIGTSMYQQAGGSPETGGPSGAGASGPAGDDVIDAEFSEPDNK; via the coding sequence ATGGGAAAGGTTGTTGGTATTGACCTTGGTACAACAAACTCTTGCGTCGCCGTGATGGAAGGCGGTAAGCCGACGGTGATTGCCAATGCTGAGGGGTTTCGGACAACGCCCTCTGTGGTTGCCTACGCCAAAAATGGGGATCGTTTAGTCGGCCAGATTGCCAAGCGCCAGGCCGTCATGAACCCCGGTAATACATTTTATTCTGTTAAGCGTTTTATTGGTCGCCGTCACGATGAAGTGACCCACGAATCTACTGAAGTCGCCTACAAAGTCCTGCGGGATAGCAACGGCAATGTGAAACTCGATTGCCCGGCCCAGGAAAAACAGTTCGCGCCGGAAGAAATTTCCGCCCAGGTGCTCCGCAAATTAGTCGATGATGCCAGCAAATATTTGGGCGAACAAGTTACTCAGGCTGTCATCACGGTTCCCGCCTACTTCAATGATTCCCAGCGGCAGGCCACCAAGGATGCGGGCAAAATCGCCGGCATTGAAGTGTTACGGATTATTAATGAACCCACCGCCGCCTCCCTGGCCTACGGTCTTGATAAGAAAAGCAACGAAACCATTCTCGTCTTTGACCTTGGGGGTGGAACCTTCGACGTTTCTGTGCTAGAAGTCGGGGACGGCGTTTTTGAAGTCTTGGCCACCTCCGGTGATACCCACTTGGGCGGCGATGACTTCGATAAGAAAATTGTGGACTACCTCGCCGCTGAATTTAAGGCCGCTGAAGGGATTGACCTCCGTCAAGACAAACAGGCCCTGCAACGTCTGACCGAAGCCGCTGAAAAAGCCAAAATTGAACTGTCGGGCGTTACCCAGACCGAAATCAACCTCCCCTTCATTACTGCTACCCAGGATGGCCCTAAACACCTCGACACAACCCTCACCCGGGCAAAGTTTGAGGAACTCTGTGCCGATCTGATCGACCGTTGTCGTATTCCTGTGGAGAATGCCATTCGGGATGCCAAAATCGACAAGAGCGCTCTGGATGAAGTAGTGTTGGTCGGCGGTTCGACCCGGATTCCTGCCGTTCAGGAATTGGTGAAAAAAGTCCTAGGCAAAGATCCCAACCAAGGGGTTAACCCCGATGAAGTGGTGGCAGTTGGAGCCGCTATCCAAGGCGGTGTCCTGGCTGGAGAAGTCAAAGACATCCTGCTGTTGGACGTGACGCCCCTTTCTTTAGGGGTCGAAACCCTCGGCGGTGTCATGACCAAAATCATTCCCCGTAACACCACCATCCCCACCAAAAAATCAGAAACCTTCTCCACCGCTGTGGATGGCCAAACGAATGTGGAAATCCATGTTCTGCAAGGGGAACGAGAAATGTCTCGAGACAACAAGAGTCTGGGAACCTTCCGTTTAGATGGCATTCCGCCAGCTCCCCGTGGCGTTCCTCAAATTGAAGTGACCTTTGATATTGATGCCAACGGAATTTTAAATGTAACGGCTAAAGACCGTGGCACCGGCAAGGAACAGTCCATTAGCATCACGGGGGCTTCCACCCTGCCCGATACCGAAGTCGAGCGGATGGTCAAAGAAGCGGAAGCCAATGCCGCCGCCGATAAAGAACGTCGGGAAAAAATCGACCGCAAAAACCAGGCCGATTCCCTCGTTTACCAAGCCGAAAAACAACTCAGCGAACTGGGCGATAAAGTCCCTGGTGCCGATAAGTCTAAAGCCGAAGGGCTGATCAAAGACCTGAAAGCGGCCATTGCGTCAGAAGATGACAGCAAAATCCAGACCTTATTACCAGAGTTACAACAGGTGCTCTACAGCATTGGTACGAGTATGTATCAACAAGCCGGTGGTAGTCCAGAAACGGGCGGCCCTTCTGGTGCCGGTGCGAGTGGCCCTGCGGGGGATGATGTGATTGATGCTGAATTCTCAGAGCCAGACAACAAATAA
- the truB gene encoding tRNA pseudouridine(55) synthase TruB: MFGFLNLNKPLHWTSHDCVAKVRRLLREKRVGHGGTLDPLASGVLPIAVGRATRLLNYLPTRKVYRAKIRFGLQTSTDDLAGTILQDTNASGLSLQAVEAQLPSFLGQITQIPPQYSAIQVNGQRLYDLARAGKMVEVPSRQVEVFALDVLDWQGGQAPELTLQVACGEGTYIRAIARDLGQALGVGGTLAGLERLESGGMRLDQGITLEQLADSENPENLLQSAVTVLAHLPQHHLGEQETRFWFQGKSLPLSSPIEPTYLMLDDQGNCVGIGHRRETESGWFLQPKVVLAP, translated from the coding sequence ATGTTTGGATTTTTGAATTTGAATAAGCCCTTGCACTGGACGTCCCACGACTGTGTGGCCAAGGTTCGACGACTACTGCGGGAAAAACGGGTGGGCCACGGTGGAACCTTAGATCCGTTAGCATCCGGGGTTCTGCCTATCGCGGTGGGCAGGGCCACGCGCTTGCTCAACTACCTCCCGACACGCAAGGTGTATCGCGCTAAAATTCGCTTTGGCCTACAGACCAGCACCGATGATTTAGCGGGTACCATTCTCCAGGACACCAACGCCTCGGGCCTGAGCCTCCAAGCAGTAGAAGCCCAGTTACCCTCATTTCTAGGCCAAATTACTCAAATCCCCCCCCAATACAGCGCCATTCAAGTGAACGGCCAACGTCTCTACGATTTAGCCCGAGCCGGGAAAATGGTGGAAGTGCCCAGTCGCCAGGTGGAGGTGTTCGCCCTGGATGTTTTGGATTGGCAAGGGGGCCAGGCCCCGGAATTGACCTTACAGGTGGCCTGTGGCGAGGGAACCTATATCCGGGCCATTGCTCGAGATCTCGGCCAGGCCCTGGGGGTGGGAGGAACCTTAGCAGGCCTGGAACGCCTAGAGAGCGGCGGCATGCGGTTAGACCAAGGCATTACCCTAGAACAACTAGCAGATAGTGAAAATCCCGAAAATTTACTCCAGTCTGCCGTTACGGTATTGGCCCATCTGCCCCAGCATCATCTGGGGGAACAGGAAACCCGGTTTTGGTTTCAGGGCAAGAGTCTGCCGCTCTCCTCCCCGATAGAGCCAACTTATTTGATGTTGGACGATCAAGGCAATTGTGTCGGTATTGGGCACCGGCGAGAGACAGAAAGCGGCTGGTTTCTGCAACCCAAGGTGGTTTTAGCGCCTTGA
- a CDS encoding RNA polymerase sigma factor, RpoD/SigA family, whose amino-acid sequence MPTANLNTATKQPTFSADMVRSYLHEIGRVPLLTHEQEIIYGKHVQRMMGFLDQKATLTQQLQRDPSLEEWAQSLSLTIEDLRRALHQGQRAKQKMIEANLRLVVAIAKKYQKRNMEFLDLIQEGSLGLERGVEKFDPTKGYKFSTYAYWWIRQAITRAIAQQGRTIRLPIHITEKLNKIKKTQRELAQQLGRSATPVEIAQALELEPAQIREYLSMSRQPISLDVRVGDNQDTELSELLEDSGISPDLYITQELMRQDLHSLLAELTPQQQAVLTLRFGLEDGKELSLAKIGQRLNISRERVRQLEHQALAHLRRRRSNVEEYLVAG is encoded by the coding sequence ATGCCTACCGCTAATCTTAACACCGCTACAAAACAACCAACCTTCTCAGCGGATATGGTGCGGTCTTATCTGCATGAAATTGGTCGGGTTCCCTTGTTAACCCATGAACAGGAAATTATTTACGGCAAACACGTCCAACGAATGATGGGGTTCCTCGACCAAAAAGCAACCTTAACCCAACAATTGCAGCGTGACCCCAGCCTAGAAGAATGGGCGCAGTCCCTGTCCCTGACCATCGAAGACCTCCGTCGGGCCCTGCATCAAGGCCAACGAGCAAAGCAAAAAATGATTGAGGCCAATTTGCGCTTAGTGGTTGCCATTGCCAAAAAGTATCAAAAACGCAATATGGAATTTCTAGATCTGATCCAAGAAGGAAGTCTAGGTCTAGAACGCGGCGTGGAAAAATTTGACCCCACTAAAGGCTATAAATTCTCGACCTATGCCTACTGGTGGATTCGCCAGGCCATTACTCGGGCCATTGCCCAACAGGGCCGTACCATCCGCCTCCCCATCCACATCACAGAAAAGCTCAATAAAATCAAAAAAACTCAGCGGGAATTAGCCCAACAATTAGGCCGGAGCGCCACACCGGTGGAAATTGCCCAGGCCCTAGAACTGGAACCGGCCCAAATCCGTGAGTATCTGAGTATGTCACGGCAACCCATTTCTCTCGATGTCCGCGTCGGAGATAACCAAGATACCGAACTCTCGGAGCTACTAGAGGACAGTGGTATTTCTCCCGACCTCTACATTACCCAGGAGTTAATGCGTCAAGACCTCCACAGCTTGCTAGCGGAATTAACCCCCCAACAACAAGCGGTTTTAACCCTTCGTTTTGGCCTAGAGGACGGCAAGGAACTTTCCTTGGCCAAGATCGGCCAGCGGTTGAATATTAGCCGGGAACGAGTCCGTCAGTTAGAACATCAGGCCCTGGCCCATCTGCGTCGTCGCCGTTCCAACGTTGAGGAATATCTCGTGGCCGGTTAA